The following coding sequences are from one Triticum dicoccoides isolate Atlit2015 ecotype Zavitan chromosome 4A, WEW_v2.0, whole genome shotgun sequence window:
- the LOC119285523 gene encoding probable glycosyltransferase 4 has translation MPLPSSAMAEEHSGGQHEQQVSAERRARQKLLFAVPIIPIVMFIVAPCALFLFTADLALPRIRIEYAPRDGDRDAPASALATAVAVVPSEEQQQLPPLRQLTDRPYSLGPNVSDYDARRAAWLAAHPRFPALVAPERPRVLVVTGSSPRRCKDPEGDHVLLRAFKNKADYCRVHGFDIFYSNAVLDAEMNGFWTKLPLLRALMVAHPEVELLWWVDSDVVFTDMLFEPPWGKYARHNLLLHGWDDAVYGAKNWLGTNAGSFVIRNCQWSLDLLDAWARMGPRGPVRDRYGKVFAAALSNRAAYEADDQSALVYLLVTERGRWGGKVFLESSYLLHGFWEGIVDRYEEMRSKGRPGLGDDRWPLVTHFVGCKPCGEQSASYGAVRCRQGMERALNFADDQILGLYGFQHESLNTTAVRRVRNDTGRPLDADDEQIGRLLHPEFRAAKP, from the coding sequence ATGCCTCTTCCGTCCTCGGCGATGGCGGAGGAGCACAGCGGCGGCCAGCATGAGCAGCAAGTGTCGGCCGAGAGGCGAGCACGGCAGAAGCTGCTGTTTGCCGTCCCGATCATCCCGATCGTCATGTTCATCGTCGCGCCGTGCGCGCTCTTCTTGTTCACGGCCGACCTGGCGCTCCCACGCATCCGCATCGAGTACGCCCCGCGCGACGGCGACCGTGACGCTCCGGCCAGTGCGCTAGCGACGGCGGTGGCGGTTGTTCCCAGCGAGGAGCAACAGCAGCTCCCGCCGCTGCGCCAGCTGACCGACCGGCCGTACTCGCTCGGCCCGAACGTGTCCGACTACGACGCCCGCAGAGCGGCTTGGCTCGCCGCGCACCCTCGGTTCCCGGCCTTGGTCGCGCCGGAGCGGCCCCGGGTGCTCGTGGTCACCGGCTCGTCGCCGCGCCGGTGCAAGGACCCGGAGGGCGACCACGTGCTCCTCCGGGCGTTCAAGAACAAGGCGGACTACTGCCGCGTCCACGGCTTCGACATCTTCTACAGCAACGCGGTGCTGGACGCCGAGATGAACGGGTTCTGGACGAAGCTGCCGCTGCTGCGCGCGCTGATGGTGGCGCACCCCGAGGTGGAGCTCCTCTGGTGGGTGGACTCGGACGTGGTGTTCACGGACATGCTGTTCGAGCCGCCGTGGGGCAAGTACGCGCGGCACAACCTGCTACTCCACGGCTGGGACGACGCGGTGTACGGCGCCAAGAACTGGCTGGGCACCAACGCTGGCAGCTTCGTGATCCGCAACTGTCAGTGGTCGCTGGACCTCCTGGACGCGTGGGCGCGCATGGGGCCGCGCGGCCCGGTGCGCGACAGGTACGGGAAGGTCTTCGCAGCGGCGCTGTCCAACCGGGCGGCCTACGAGGCCGACGACCAGTCGGCGCTGGTGTACCTGCTGGTGACGGAGCGCGGCAGGTGGGGCGGCAAGGTGTTCCTGGAGAGCTCCTACCTCCTGCACGGGTTCTGGGAGGGGATCGTGGACCGGTACGAGGAGATGCGGAGCAAGGGCCGGCCGGGGCTCGGCGACGACCGCTGGCCGCTCGTGACGCACTTCGTCGGGTGCAAGCCGTGCGGGGAGCAGAGCGCGAGCTACGGGGCCGTGCGGTGCCGCCAGGGCATGGAGCGCGCGCTCAACTTCGCCGACGACCAGATACTCGGCCTCTACGGGTTCCAGCACGAGTCGCTCAACACCACGGCCGTGCGGCGCGTCAGGAACGACACCGGGCGGCCGCTGGACGCCGACGACGAGCAGATCGGCCGCCTCCTGCACCCAGAGTTCAGGGCCGCCAAACCCTAG
- the LOC119288808 gene encoding outer envelope pore protein 16-2, chloroplastic-like, whose protein sequence is MSSHETRKFVDEVRGLEKNWMLDLGHPLLNRVADSFVKAAGIGAIQAVTRDSYFMAIEGESGGTGAVSGATGSSKRTFPDLNGGTSNSKSAEAMVKSVSKESFQWGLAAGMHSGLTYGLAEVRGTHDWKNSALAGAVTGAAVALTSDNASHEQVVQCAITGAALSAAANVLSDIV, encoded by the exons ATGAGCAGCCACGAGACGCGCAAGTTCGTGGACGAGGTGCGGGGCCTGGAGAAGAACTGGATGCTCGACCTCGGCCACCCCCTCCTCAACCGCGTCGCCGACAGCTTCGTCAAGGCCGCCGGG ATCGGCGCGATACAGGCCGTCACGCGGGACTCCTACTTCATGGCCATCGAAG GCGAGTCTGGGGGCACCGGAGCGGTGTCGGGCGCCACCGGCAGCAGCAAACGGACGTTCCCAGACCTCAATG GAGGGACGAGCAACAGCAAGTCAGCGGAGGCCATG GTGAAAAGCGTCAGCAAGGAGTCGTTCCAGTGGG GGCTCGCGGCTGGGATGCACTCCGGCCTCACCTACGGCCTGGCGGAGGTGCGCGGGACCCACGACTGGAAGAACAGCGCGCTGGCGGGCGCCGTCACAGGCGCGGCGGTCGCGCTGACCTCGGACAACGCTTCGCACGAGCAGGTTGTGCAATGCGCCATCACCGGCGCCGCGCTGTCGGCCGCCGCCAACGTGCTCTCCGACATAGTTTAG
- the LOC119285522 gene encoding peptide chain release factor PrfB2, chloroplastic-like: MASRLITRSTAAVLLSHLRSRTPNPTHHLLTHGAAMSSLLGPTHGLPATARSRPLLEPTRWFSSPAPVVEAPRTVDGLTVDSIADKGWTILAEAESDWRSHAAAVAQSIRLIKKRLKWKWLLERSKQLAVVLEKPDLWEDPVFAGNVSREQGELMGKIKSVNQFEQQLMEHIDMLRLAREEGDNELETESMRALADMRRDAKEKELNALLSGDNDVYPCFIEVQAGAGGVESMDRAAMVMNMYRSWAQRRGYRVTIIEEIPGELAGIKRATIKVDGEYAFGYAKSEIGVHRLVRISPFDSGKRRHTSFAAVAVIPILGEASSRYQINESDLRIERFRSGGPGGQHANTTESAVRIVHIPTGTTATCQNERSQHMNRASAMAVLQSRLDQLEITRQAQMNAEHTQSLSEISWGNQIRSYVLQPYRMVKDLRTNYEVSDPDSVLEGDLDDFILSFLSLSLDKVDESV; the protein is encoded by the exons ATGGCTTCCCGCCTCATAACCAGATCAACGGCCGCGGTCCTCCTCTCCCACCTCCGCTCCAGGACGCCGAATCCTACCCACCACCTCCTCACACATGGAGCTGCCATGTCCTCCCTTCTGGGACCCACTCACGGCCTTCCTGCCACCGCCAGATCACGCCCCCTCCTCGAGCCGACTCGGTGGTTCTCTTCGCCGGCGCCGGTGGTGGAGGCGCCGAGGACGGTTGACGGCCTGACTGTGGACTCTATTGCCGACAAGGGCTGGACGATCCTCGCCGAGGCCGAGAGCGACTGGCGCAGccacgccgccgccgtcgcgcagTCCATCAGGCTTATTAAGAAGCGTCTCAAG TGGAAATGGTTACTGGAGAGGTCGAAGCAGTTGGCTGTGGTATTGGAGAAGCCAGACCTCTGGGAGGATCCAGTTTTTGCTGGGAATGTTAGTCGTGAACAAGGCGAGCTCATGGGCAAGATTAAGTCAGTGAACCAATTCGAGCAACAATTGATGGAGCACATCGACATGTTGAGGCTTGCACGTGAAGAGGGTGACAATGAACTCGAGACG GAATCCATGCGAGCATTGGCCGATATGAGAAGAGATGCAAAGGAGAAAGAACTTAATGCATTGCTTTCTGGAGATAATGACGTTTACCCTTGCTTCATTGAG GTCCAAGCAGGAGCCGGAGGCGTTGAGAGCATGGATCGGGCTGCCATGGTTATGAACATGTACAGATCATGGGCTCAGAGACGGGGATACAGAGTCACTATAATAGAAGAAATACCTGGTGAACTAGCAGGAATCAag AGGGCTACTATCAAAGTTGATGGTGAGTATGCATTTGGATATGCGAAATCTGAAATAGGAGTTCACAGATTAGTGCGGATTTCTCCATTTGACAGTGGAAAGCGGCGGCACACTTCCTTTGCTGCTGTCGCTGTCATACCTATTCTTGGTGAGGCCTCTAGCCGATACCAGATAAACGAATCGGATCTTCGGATAGAACGCTTCCGTTCTGGTGGACCTGGCGGCCAGCATGCCAACACCACAGAAAGTGCTGTTAGAATTGTGCACATCCCAACTGGTACAACGGCAACTTGTCAAAATGAAAG GTCACAACATATGAATAGGGCATCAGCAATGGCGGTGCTTCAATCTAGGTTGGACCAGCTTGAGATTACCCGTCAAGCGCAGATGAATGCAGAGCACACGCAATCACTGTCTGAAATAAGCTGGGGAAACCAAATAAGATCGTATGTGCTACAG CCATACCGTATGGTCAAAGATCTCCGGACAAACTATGAAGTGTCTGATCCCGATTCAGTCCTGGAAGGCGACCTGGATGATTTCATACTGAGCTTTTTGTCATTATCATTGGATAAAGTTGATGAAAGTGTCTGA